The following are from one region of the Acidimicrobiia bacterium genome:
- a CDS encoding YajQ family cyclic di-GMP-binding protein yields MPTFDVVSEVDLQEVRNAVDQAARETATRYDFKGTATTVVLQGDEIVTESSTEDRLRAAVEVLKEKLIRRTVSLKSLGGGEPKEVGGGRYRSVFTVNQGIAQDAARELNKHVKGLKLKVQVQIQGDRLRISGKKRDDLQEAITALKDLDYRIPLQFINFRD; encoded by the coding sequence ATGCCTACTTTCGACGTTGTCTCTGAAGTGGACCTCCAGGAGGTTCGCAATGCTGTTGATCAAGCCGCTCGTGAGACGGCCACCCGGTACGACTTCAAAGGCACTGCCACCACTGTTGTTCTACAGGGCGATGAGATAGTCACCGAATCGTCGACCGAAGATCGACTGCGGGCCGCGGTCGAGGTCCTCAAAGAGAAGCTCATTCGAAGGACCGTGTCACTCAAATCACTCGGAGGTGGCGAGCCCAAGGAGGTGGGCGGCGGCCGGTATCGCTCCGTTTTCACTGTGAATCAGGGTATCGCCCAGGATGCGGCTCGCGAGCTCAACAAGCACGTGAAGGGCCTGAAACTAAAGGTCCAGGTGCAAATCCAAGGAGATCGGTTGCGGATCTCAGGAAAGAAGCGGGACGACCTTCAGGAAGCCATCACCGCCTTGAAAGATCTCGACTACCGGATACCGCTTCAGTTCATCAACTTCCGCGACTGA
- a CDS encoding ABC transporter ATP-binding protein, whose product MVISALSVVPPILIRFLVDDAIPNRDLALLSWLGAGMIAVPLVNAVLGTLQRWLSARAGEGIIFDLRRELFAHIQGMSLRFFTATRTGELISRINNDVVGAQQAVTGTFITIASNVISVVFILVVMLQAEWRLTLLAIAALPLFVLPARGVAKILRRVAEAQMEHNASMSAILQETFNVSGALLVKLFNRSDDEQVRFNTEAAAVRDLGVRRALIGRWFFAALGLVGAVGTAAVFWVGGWLVINGDLKIGVVVMFSALLAQLYGPLSALSNARVEFATSLVSFERVFEVIDLPQEIRQADGAVHLDHVEGAIRFNDVSFRYQSDGPEGLTQVKRFGRGATFEQSIPETAMVATREWAIERISFDVAPGELVALVGRSGAGKTTMSYLLPRIYDVTTGAIEIDGHDIRNLTLDTLADAIGVVTQESYLFHDSIAANLAYARPEATATEIEAATRAANIYDFIADLPDGFETVVGERGYRLSGGEKQRLALARVILKDPRILILDEATSHLDSQSEALIQEALERVMKGRTSVVIAHRLSTILAADRILVIDGGRLVEQGNHRALLEKGGLYADLFETQFRGEESQLSRGS is encoded by the coding sequence GTGGTGATCTCGGCGCTGAGTGTCGTTCCGCCGATCCTCATTCGGTTTCTCGTCGACGATGCGATACCGAACCGGGACCTGGCACTGCTGTCGTGGCTCGGCGCCGGGATGATCGCGGTGCCTCTGGTCAATGCAGTCCTCGGCACCCTGCAGCGCTGGCTCAGTGCCAGAGCAGGGGAGGGGATCATCTTCGACCTGCGGCGGGAACTGTTCGCACACATCCAGGGGATGTCGTTGCGCTTCTTCACGGCCACCCGCACCGGTGAGCTGATCTCTCGCATCAACAACGACGTAGTCGGAGCGCAGCAGGCAGTGACCGGCACGTTCATCACGATCGCCTCGAATGTGATCTCTGTGGTGTTCATCCTCGTCGTCATGCTGCAAGCCGAGTGGCGTCTGACGCTATTGGCCATCGCCGCACTTCCGCTGTTCGTGCTGCCGGCGCGGGGCGTGGCCAAGATCCTTCGACGCGTGGCGGAAGCTCAGATGGAACACAACGCCTCGATGTCGGCCATCTTGCAGGAGACGTTCAACGTGAGCGGAGCGCTACTCGTCAAGCTCTTCAATCGGAGTGACGACGAGCAGGTCCGCTTCAACACGGAAGCTGCCGCAGTGCGAGATCTCGGAGTTCGGCGGGCCTTGATCGGAAGATGGTTCTTCGCCGCCCTTGGGCTGGTCGGCGCGGTCGGGACGGCGGCAGTGTTCTGGGTGGGAGGCTGGCTCGTCATCAACGGCGATCTGAAAATCGGTGTGGTCGTGATGTTCTCGGCGCTCCTGGCCCAGCTATACGGTCCGCTCTCCGCGCTGTCCAACGCCCGGGTCGAGTTCGCCACGTCGCTGGTCTCATTCGAACGGGTATTCGAGGTGATCGACCTACCCCAGGAAATCCGGCAGGCAGACGGAGCCGTTCACCTTGACCACGTCGAAGGTGCCATCCGGTTCAACGACGTGTCGTTTCGTTATCAATCCGACGGACCGGAGGGTCTGACCCAGGTGAAGCGATTTGGCCGGGGTGCTACCTTCGAGCAGTCGATTCCTGAGACCGCAATGGTGGCCACCAGAGAGTGGGCGATCGAGCGGATCTCGTTTGACGTTGCTCCCGGGGAACTCGTGGCGCTGGTCGGGCGGAGCGGAGCCGGCAAAACGACCATGAGCTACCTGCTGCCCCGCATCTACGATGTGACGACGGGAGCGATCGAGATCGATGGGCACGACATCCGGAACCTGACGCTCGACACGCTCGCAGATGCCATTGGAGTTGTCACCCAGGAGTCCTACCTGTTCCACGACTCGATCGCCGCCAATCTGGCTTACGCCCGTCCGGAAGCTACTGCGACCGAAATCGAAGCCGCCACCAGGGCTGCCAACATCTATGACTTCATCGCCGATCTCCCGGATGGGTTCGAGACCGTCGTCGGTGAGCGCGGCTACCGGTTGTCGGGAGGTGAGAAGCAACGCCTGGCGCTGGCCAGAGTGATCCTCAAGGACCCGCGGATCCTCATTCTCGACGAAGCGACCTCGCACCTCGACTCACAATCCGAAGCACTGATCCAGGAGGCGCTAGAACGGGTGATGAAGGGCAGGACATCCGTGGTGATCGCACATCGTCTGTCTACGATCCTGGCCGCCGACCGCATCCTCGTGATCGATGGTGGGCGGCTGGTCGAACAGGGCAACCATCGAGCGCTCCTAGAGAAGGGCGGTCTCTACGCCGACCTGTTCGAGACACAGTTCCGAGGCGAGGAATCCCAGCTCAGTCGCGGAAGTTGA
- a CDS encoding lipoate--protein ligase family protein, with protein MLSVYAESFSPSLDTAVSHALLRMVADGDCGESLRLYRPDDVVAFGKRDVVTHGFLQAVESAGKAGFDSIIRLAGGRAAVFHRDTVAFAWTMPAPSPRAGINERFERLSDLLLGAFRALGADARIGEVPGEYCPGEFSINLGGRSKVMGVGQRLIAGAAHLGGVIVVDRGDRIAEVLVPVYRDLGLEWDPGTSGDLASGVPGLTWPQVHEAVLGSFAEIADIAPAAIPAAVLARAKGLEPAHAVGNRQ; from the coding sequence ATGTTGTCCGTCTACGCCGAGTCCTTCTCCCCGTCACTCGACACTGCCGTCTCACATGCTTTGCTGCGAATGGTGGCCGACGGCGACTGCGGTGAATCTCTGCGCTTGTATCGACCAGATGATGTCGTCGCCTTCGGCAAGCGAGACGTGGTAACCCACGGATTCCTCCAGGCAGTTGAGTCGGCGGGGAAGGCGGGTTTCGATTCGATCATCCGGTTGGCCGGCGGGCGGGCTGCCGTCTTCCATCGCGACACAGTTGCCTTCGCCTGGACCATGCCCGCACCATCGCCTCGCGCCGGCATCAACGAGCGGTTCGAGCGCTTGTCGGATCTCCTGCTGGGCGCCTTCCGAGCGCTCGGGGCCGACGCCCGAATCGGCGAGGTCCCCGGCGAGTACTGCCCGGGCGAATTCAGCATCAACCTCGGCGGTAGGTCCAAGGTCATGGGTGTCGGTCAACGACTGATCGCCGGAGCGGCACACCTTGGCGGCGTGATCGTCGTCGATCGAGGTGACCGGATCGCGGAGGTTCTCGTCCCGGTCTATCGCGATCTCGGCCTCGAGTGGGACCCCGGCACATCCGGTGACCTGGCTTCCGGTGTCCCCGGTCTCACCTGGCCACAGGTTCACGAGGCAGTGCTGGGATCATTCGCGGAGATCGCCGACATTGCCCCGGCGGCCATCCCGGCTGCGGTGCTGGCCCGAGCCAAAGGGTTAGAGCCGGCGCATGCAGTAGGCAATAGGCAATAG
- a CDS encoding sigma-70 family RNA polymerase sigma factor, translated as MQVIARPERFDVFYQREFRAVVGLAYALSGSRLAAEDLAQDAFMTAHQQWEKVGRYEAPGAWVRRVVSNKSVSLYRRKAAEARALARVALDRQIPLPELEPADADFWRAVRSLPKRQAQAIALHYLEDRPVAEVAEILGCTASTAKVHLHKGRKNLADRLVVPE; from the coding sequence ATGCAGGTCATTGCACGGCCGGAACGGTTCGACGTGTTTTATCAGCGTGAGTTCAGGGCCGTTGTCGGACTCGCCTACGCCCTGTCCGGGAGTCGGCTGGCGGCGGAGGATCTGGCGCAGGATGCTTTCATGACGGCACACCAGCAATGGGAGAAGGTCGGGCGTTATGAAGCTCCCGGTGCCTGGGTGCGCCGAGTCGTTTCGAACAAATCCGTGTCTCTCTACCGTCGGAAGGCGGCGGAAGCACGAGCATTGGCGCGAGTGGCGTTGGACCGCCAGATCCCGCTGCCGGAGCTCGAGCCGGCCGACGCGGACTTCTGGCGGGCCGTCCGATCATTGCCGAAGCGGCAGGCCCAGGCCATTGCATTGCACTATCTCGAGGACCGGCCCGTGGCCGAAGTTGCGGAGATTCTCGGCTGTACGGCCAGCACCGCCAAGGTCCACCTCCACAAAGGTAGGAAGAACCTCGCCGACCGACTGGTGGTGCCGGAATGA
- the aroQ gene encoding type II 3-dehydroquinate dehydratase, translating into MRRILILNGPNLNLLGTRKPEMYGSTTLGELDRLCTEWGALHGLDVETFQSNHEGVLIDRLHQAREDIDGIVLNPGALTHYSYALHDAIEAIGLPVVEVHISNIKERESWRAHSVVTPACVHTIYGRGVDGYRWAIDHLVHRETRPPRALEYATGDSHVGDLRLPDGEGPHPVAVLIHGGFWRHHWTRDTLDALAVDLAARGFATWNIEYRRVGMGGGYPATLQDVAAAIDHLDELAAEYHLDLQRVVVLGHSAGGQLALWAANRHRLKEDDPGAGPRVLPEAAVSLAGVTDLEAAETTNLGDGAVDGFLGKAPRDEAYRVASPLHSLPADRPHLIVHGTKDDRVPISFAHSYVEAARRPGTKVELIEINGADHFDPIAPTGPAWAAVVERLATL; encoded by the coding sequence ATGCGTCGCATCCTCATCCTCAACGGCCCAAACTTGAATCTCCTTGGGACCCGGAAACCCGAAATGTACGGATCCACCACACTCGGTGAGCTCGATCGGTTGTGCACCGAGTGGGGTGCACTTCACGGTCTCGACGTCGAAACGTTTCAGTCGAATCACGAGGGTGTTCTGATCGACCGGTTGCACCAGGCTCGCGAAGACATCGACGGGATCGTTCTCAATCCCGGAGCGCTCACGCACTACTCCTACGCTTTGCACGATGCAATCGAGGCGATTGGACTACCGGTCGTTGAGGTCCACATCTCGAATATCAAGGAAAGAGAGTCATGGCGCGCCCATTCGGTGGTCACGCCGGCTTGCGTCCACACCATCTACGGTCGCGGGGTCGACGGCTACCGCTGGGCGATCGACCATCTCGTCCACCGGGAGACGCGACCGCCCAGAGCACTGGAATACGCGACCGGCGACAGCCACGTCGGTGACCTTCGCCTGCCGGATGGCGAGGGCCCGCACCCTGTCGCCGTTCTCATTCATGGTGGATTCTGGCGGCACCATTGGACCCGCGACACCCTGGACGCTCTCGCAGTCGATCTTGCCGCCAGGGGATTCGCAACGTGGAACATCGAATACCGTCGCGTCGGCATGGGTGGCGGGTATCCGGCCACCCTGCAGGACGTGGCGGCCGCCATCGATCATCTCGATGAGCTGGCGGCTGAGTATCACCTCGATCTGCAACGCGTCGTCGTGCTCGGCCATTCGGCAGGTGGTCAGCTCGCTCTTTGGGCGGCCAACCGCCACCGCCTCAAAGAGGATGATCCGGGTGCCGGGCCGCGGGTGCTGCCCGAAGCGGCAGTCTCGCTGGCCGGAGTCACAGACCTTGAGGCCGCCGAAACAACGAACCTTGGTGACGGGGCGGTGGACGGTTTCCTGGGCAAGGCGCCGCGTGACGAAGCGTACCGGGTGGCTTCCCCGCTCCATTCGCTGCCCGCGGACCGGCCGCACCTGATCGTTCACGGCACGAAAGACGACCGGGTGCCGATCTCGTTCGCGCACTCCTACGTCGAGGCGGCTCGCCGGCCGGGCACCAAAGTGGAGCTCATCGAGATCAACGGTGCCGACCACTTCGATCCGATCGCACCGACAGGACCTGCCTGGGCTGCGGTAGTCGAGCGACTAGCCACGCTCTGA
- a CDS encoding lysoplasmalogenase, protein MFPALAATTAVAMAVLVWAEWKHSKIRLIAKPLASAGFVAAALQRGAFDSTYGRILLLGLVLAAIGDVLLLGSTRRMFLAGLVSFLLGHVAYGVAFSTLGLRHGTDIDFIWTAAVSLPIAAVSYVVFRWLKPHLSDDMRSPVLAYVLVITVMVLTAFFAVEGGATGLILVGAVGFFLSDLAVARNLVVESITNRVWGLPLYYAAQLVLAWTAGT, encoded by the coding sequence ATGTTCCCAGCGTTGGCGGCGACTACCGCAGTGGCCATGGCGGTGCTGGTCTGGGCTGAATGGAAGCACTCGAAGATCCGGTTGATCGCCAAGCCACTCGCCTCCGCCGGCTTCGTTGCCGCCGCACTCCAACGGGGAGCCTTCGATTCGACGTACGGGAGGATCCTGCTACTCGGCCTGGTGCTGGCTGCAATCGGCGACGTTCTCCTGCTCGGCTCGACTCGCCGGATGTTCCTGGCCGGCCTGGTCAGCTTCCTGCTCGGTCACGTGGCGTATGGGGTTGCCTTTTCGACCCTTGGGCTACGGCACGGCACAGACATCGACTTCATCTGGACGGCGGCGGTGAGCTTGCCGATCGCCGCCGTCTCCTACGTGGTGTTCAGATGGCTGAAGCCGCACCTATCGGACGATATGCGCAGCCCGGTGTTGGCGTACGTGCTCGTCATCACGGTCATGGTGTTGACTGCGTTCTTCGCAGTCGAAGGTGGCGCCACGGGCTTGATCCTGGTCGGTGCGGTTGGGTTCTTCCTATCAGATCTGGCCGTCGCTCGTAATCTCGTAGTCGAATCGATCACAAATCGGGTGTGGGGCCTGCCGCTGTATTACGCCGCCCAATTGGTGCTGGCCTGGACGGCCGGGACCTGA
- a CDS encoding ferritin — MPISTKLEAAFNDQINLELASSYAYLQMAAFLDEENLPGMSAWMRLQAEEERVHAMKFFDFVLDREGHIELEAIAAPGLSLTTARSAFEASLGHEQKVTAAINNLYALATDDRDFASYPLLNWFVEEQIEEEANVGLIVEQLKMIGDDRTALLMLDRELGARQPSAEGE; from the coding sequence ATGCCGATCAGCACGAAACTCGAAGCCGCCTTCAACGACCAGATCAATCTGGAGTTGGCTTCCTCCTACGCATACCTCCAAATGGCCGCCTTCCTGGACGAGGAGAATTTGCCGGGTATGTCCGCCTGGATGCGACTCCAGGCTGAGGAAGAGCGAGTTCATGCGATGAAGTTCTTCGATTTCGTGCTCGACCGGGAGGGCCATATCGAACTGGAAGCGATCGCCGCCCCGGGGCTCTCTCTGACCACCGCCCGGTCGGCATTCGAAGCGTCGCTCGGGCATGAGCAGAAGGTCACGGCCGCCATCAACAACCTGTACGCACTGGCCACCGACGATCGGGACTTCGCCAGCTATCCATTGCTCAACTGGTTCGTAGAGGAGCAGATCGAAGAAGAGGCAAACGTCGGCTTGATAGTGGAGCAACTCAAGATGATCGGTGACGATCGAACGGCGCTGCTGATGCTCGATCGTGAGCTCGGAGCCCGCCAGCCGTCGGCCGAAGGCGAATAA
- a CDS encoding transglycosylase family protein — translation MRELAAGFFPAEEVDKAVLIAECESGLNPSAYNPSGPYGGLYQHLEAAWDSRAAAAGYPGASIFDAEANTAAAYLLWSSSGWSPWPWCDAWADGQLGG, via the coding sequence ATGCGTGAGCTCGCCGCCGGGTTCTTCCCCGCCGAAGAAGTCGACAAGGCCGTGCTGATCGCCGAGTGTGAATCTGGACTGAATCCGAGCGCGTACAACCCGAGCGGACCATACGGAGGGCTCTATCAGCACCTGGAGGCAGCCTGGGACTCCAGAGCTGCGGCAGCCGGTTACCCCGGAGCCAGCATTTTCGATGCTGAAGCCAACACAGCGGCCGCATATCTGCTCTGGTCGTCCAGCGGGTGGAGCCCGTGGCCGTGGTGCGATGCGTGGGCCGACGGGCAACTCGGGGGCTGA